One genomic segment of Cervus canadensis isolate Bull #8, Minnesota chromosome 14, ASM1932006v1, whole genome shotgun sequence includes these proteins:
- the PABIR1 gene encoding PPP2R1A-PPP2R2A-interacting phosphatase regulator 1, translating into MRRGTSPLTDSRWRWRRPRPWTAGNGNPRSLTEHRPRLRARDMAQEKMELDLELPPGTGGSPAEGSSSGGGGGLRRSNSAPLIHGLSDTSPVFQAEAPSARRNSTTFPNRHGLLLPASPVRMHSSRLHQIKQEEGMDLINRETVHEREVQNAMQISHSWEESFSLSDNDVEKSASPKRVDFIPVSPAPSPTRGIGKQCFSPSLQSFVSSNGLPPSPIPSPTTRFTTRRSQSPINCIRPSVLGPLKRKCEMETEYQPKRFFQGITNMLSSDVAQLSDPGVCVSSDTLDGNSSSAGSSCNSPAKVSTTTDSPVSPAQAASPFIPVDELSSK; encoded by the coding sequence ATGCGCAGAGGGACGAGCCCGCTGACAGATTCTCGGTGGCGGTGGAGGCGGCCGCGGCCCTGGACTGCGGGGAATGGGAATCCTAGGTCTCTGACTGAGCACCGCCCCCGCCTCCGTGCCCGCGACATGGCCCAGGAGAAGATGGAGCTAGACCTGGAGCTCCCTCCGGGCACAGGTGGGAGCCCGGCGGAAGGCAGCAGCAGTGGCGGCGGCGGGGGCCTCAGGAGATCTAACAGCGCCCCCCTGATCCACGGCCTCAGTGACACTTCTCCGGTGTTCCAGGCCGAGGCGCCGAGCGCCAGGCGGAACAGCACAACGTTCCCGAACCGCCACGGCCTGCTTCTGCCGGCCTCCCCCGTCCGCATGCACAGCAGCCGCTTGCACCAGATCAaacaggaggagggcatggactTGATCAATCGAGAGACTGTCCACGAGCGCGAGGTGCAGAACGCAATGCAGATAAGCCACTCCTGGGAGGAAAGTTTCAGCCTGAGCGACAACGACGTGGAGAAGTCTGCCTCCCCGAAACGCGTCGATTTCATTCCGGTGTCGCCAGCACCGTCGCCTACCCGGGGAATTGGAAAGCAGTGTTTTTCACCATCCTTGCAAAGTTTTGTGAGTAGCAATGGATTGCCTCCAAGTCCTATTCCCAGCCCAACGACCCGATTTACTACCCGGAGAAGCCAGAGTCCCATTAATTGCATTAGACCAAGTGTTCTTGGACcattgaaaagaaaatgtgaaatggaAACTGAATATCAGCCAAAGAGATTTTTCCAAGGCATCACCAACATGCTTTCTTCTGACGTTGCGCAGCTGTCAGATCcgggtgtgtgtgtatcttccgATACCCTTGATGGAAACAGCAGCAGCGCCGGATCTTCTTGTAACTCACCAGCGAAAGTCAGCACTACCACTGACTCTCCTGTGTCGCCTGCCCAAGCGGCCTCTCCGTTTATTCCAGTAGATGAACTTTCATCTAAGTGA